One Rosa chinensis cultivar Old Blush chromosome 5, RchiOBHm-V2, whole genome shotgun sequence genomic region harbors:
- the LOC112166299 gene encoding equilibrative nucleotide transporter 3 — MTEVNGIKAPEKLEGHFKAMAICWLLGLGSLVAWNSVLTIGDYYGILFPKYHPSRVLTLVYQPFAFISMGILAYKEATVNTRKRILIGYTLFFLGTLMMIVVDVATSGRGGIGPYIGICAMVGVFGVADGHVQGGVIGDLSLMRPEFIQSFFGGLAASGALTSALRLMTRAAFEKYHDGLRKGTMMFLALSTFIEFLCIFLYAIYFSKLPIVKYYRSKAASEGSKTVMADLAAGGIQTQVDVEAIPQRLTTKQLFIQNYDYALGLFLIYALTLSIFPGFIFENTGEHQLGTWYPLVLIAMYNVLDFISRYTPLIPCLKIENRKGLMVAIGLRFLFVPAFYFTAKYADQGWMILLTSILGFTNGHLTVCLMTVAPKGYTGPEQNALGNVLAFCLMCGIFAGVLLDWLWLIGNGKF; from the exons ATGACTGAAGTTAATGGGATCAAGGCTCCAGAGAAGCTTGAG GGGCATTTTAAAGCTATGGCAATTTGTTGGCTCCTCGGACTAGGGTCCTTAGTCGCATGGAACAGTGTTCTGACTATAGGTGATTACTATGGAATATTGTTTCCG AAATACCATCCTTCAAGGGTTCTGACCCTCGTTTATCAACCATTTGCATTTATATCAATGGGAATACTAGCGTACAAGGAGGCAACCGTTAATACCAGAAAGAGGATCTTAATTGGATACACTCTCTTCTTTCTTGGTACCTTGATGATGATAGTT GTGGATGTTGCTACATCTGGCAGAGGAGGAATTGGACCTTATATTGGTATATGTGCAATGGTTGGTGTATTTGGGGTTGCAGATGGTCATGTTCAAGGTGGAGTCATTGGTGATTTATCCTTGATGCGCCCTGAGTTCATCCAG TCCTTCTTTGGTGGCTTGGCTGCATCAGGTGCTCTAACCTCTGCCTTGAGGCTGATGACAAGGGCTGCCTTTGAGAAGTATCATGATGGTCTTCGCAAGGGAACAA TGATGTTCTTGGCCCTTTCCACATTCATCGAGTTCCTGTGTATATTTCTGTATGCAATTTACTTCTCTAAGTTACCTATAGTAAAGTATTACCGCTCAAAGGCAGCCTCGGAAGGCTCCAAAACTGTAATGGCTGATCTTGCTGCCGGTGGCATCCAAACACAAGTAGACGTAGAA GCAATTCCACAACGATTGACCACTAAGCAATTATTCATTCAGAATTATGATTATGCACTTGGCTTGTTTCTGATATATGCATTGACATTATCAATCTTCCCTGGtttcatttttgaaaacactgGAGAACACCAATTGGGCACATG GTATCCCCTTGTTCTGATCGCAATGTACAATGTGTTAGATTTTATATCGAGATACACACCTCTTATACCATGCTTGAAGATTGAAAACAGAAAGGGCCTCATGGTTGCAATTGGACTGCGTTTTCTCTTCGTTCCAGCATTCTACTTCACCGCAAAATACGCTGACCAAGGTTGGATGATCCTACTCACCTCAATCTTGGGTTTTACAAATGGTCATCTTACTGTTTGTCTCATGACAGTGGCACCAAAAGGTTACACG GGACCTGAGCAGAATGCCTTGGGCAATGTCCTTGCTTTCTGCCTTATGTGCGGCATATTTGCCGGGGTTTTACTCGATTGGTTATGGCTCATCGGCAACGGCAAATTTTAA
- the LOC112201389 gene encoding equilibrative nucleotide transporter 3 — protein sequence MCVFELRTIGTIKSYRRFWIYSLHATPPASIVVGKLCGPIILARVRRPNREFGELRSCDLFSGKSANGRLQGQYKAMAVCWVLGLGTLFAWNSLVTIEDYYYVLFPEYHPSRVLTCLYQPFALAILAIFSYNEAEVDTRRRILVGYNLFFLGTFMLIIVDLATSGTGGIGYFISICAIVGAFGVASAHVEGGVVGELSFMCPEFIQSFFAGLGAAGALTSALRLVTKAAFKNYDNGLRKGAMLFLGISTFIELLCVLSYAIYFPRLPIVKYYRSKAASEGSKTVSADLAAAGIQKKSSDTEVQNDANLPHRLSNKQLLVQNIDYALDLFLIYVLTLSIFPGFIFENTGEHQLGSWYPLVLVAVYNVLDLISRYIPVVHFLKIESRKGLMILILSRFLFVPAFYFTAKYGDQAGMIMLTSVLGLTNGYLSVCVMTVAPRGYKGPEQNALGNILVLCLLSGIFVGGCLNWLWLIGKDTY from the exons ATGTGTGTGTTTGAACTTAGAACAATTGGAACCATCAAAAGCTACCGT AGGTTTTGGATATATTCATTACATGCAACTCCACCAGCGAGTATAGTGGTAGGAAAATTGTGTGGACCAATCATCCTAGCCAGAGTGCGGCGACCAAACAGAGAGTTTGGGGAGCTCCGGAGCTGTGACTTGTTTTCTGGCAAATCCGCAAATGGGCGTTTG CAGGGACAGTATAAAGCTATGGCAGTTTGTTGGGTTCTTGGACTAGGGACTCTATTTGCGTGGAACAGTTTGGTGACTATAGAAGATTACTATTATGTTCTATTTCCG GAATACCATCCTTCGCGGGTTCTTACCTGTCTTTATCAACCATTTGCACTTGCAATATTGGCAATATTTTCATACAATGAGGCAGAAGTTGATACAAGAAGGAGGATCTTAGTTGGTTAcaatctcttcttccttggtACCTTTATGCTAATAATC GTAGATTTAGCTACATCTGGGACTGGAGGGATTGGATATTTTATTAGTATATGCGCAATTGTTGGTGCATTTGGGGTTGCAAGTGCCCATGTTGAAGGTGGAGTTGTGGGTGAGCTATCTTTTATGTGCCCTGAATTCATCCAG TCCTTCTTTGCTGGCTTGGGTGCAGCAGGTGCTCTGACTTCTGCCTTAAGGTTGGTGACAAAAGCTGCCTTTAAGAACTACGACAATGGTCTTCGCAAGGGAGCAA TGTTGTTCCTGGGAATTTCCACATTCATTGAGCTTTTGTGTGTTCTATCATATGCAATTTACTTCCCGAGATTGCCTATAGTAAAGTATTACCGCTCAAAGGCAGCCTCAGAAGGTTCTAAAACAGTATCAGCTGATCTTGCCGCTGCTGGTATTCAAAAAAAATCATCAGACACAGAA GTCCAAAATGATGCTAACCTTCCACATAGATTGAGCAATAAGCAATTATTGGTACAAAATATAGATTATGCTCTTGACTTGTTTCTCATATATGTACTGACATTGTCAATCTTCCCTGGTTTCATATTTGAAAATACTGGCGAGCACCAGTTAGGGTCATG GTATCCACTTGTTCTAGTGGCTGTGTACAATGTGTTGGATTTGATATCAAGATACATACCTGTTGTGCATTTCCTAAAGATCGAATCCAGAAAGGGTCTCATGATTTTAATCCTATCTCGTTTTTTATTCGTTCCTGCATTCTACTTCACCGCAAAATATGGTGACCAGGCAGGGATGATCATGCTCACATCAGTCCTAGGATTAACAAATGGTTATCTCAGTGTCTGTGTAATGACAGTGGCACCGCGCGGTTATAAG GGACCTGAGCAAAATGCCTTGGGAAACATTCTTGTGCTGTGTCTTTTGTCTGGCATATTTGTTGGGGGTTGCCTTAACTGGCTATGGCTCATTGGTAAAGACACATATTAA